TCTGTATGAAAGCTCTGCCTTGCCAAAGATGACCTCCTTTGGTTGCTTTCTGGGGCGATGGATCGCTCCCAGTGGAGGTGCAGCGAATGTGCACCTGACATCATCTCATAGTCTTTGgtttgtggaaagaaaaaaagaacctcAGTTGATCATCTGTACATAAAACTGCAGCTTTAAGCAGCTGAAGCCACCAAAGACTTGAGTACTGTTTAAATGGCTGCTTAGTCACTACATATCCCAAGAGAGGGAAAATGGaccttttttttaagctgaccaaactaaaatttatttgtttagaggctattttctatatttattGTTGGGGAGGGCGGGGGAAAAGTCACTTTAAGGACCTCTGCTAAGGAAAAACAAGTGCATTTTTTTGGATGGAATGCAATTTTCTAGAATGGTATTATGCTGAAGAGTATAACGTGCACCATTAAAGGAGGAAGGGGCTGAGAGATACCAGTACAAATCAGTGAGGCATACTcctgcagtttatttttataaagcaaaCTACCATGatgttttgtaatttttgaTCATGATTTCACCGTTGTTGGTGAAGCAGATTTTTCAATAAATATGTTATCTGTATGAAGCAAAGAGAATGTGCTAAGTGGCTCTTCTTTCCACTGGCAGTCAAAGAGAGCAAATTGTTGAGTAAAGAAGATTTTCATGTCACCTCTCTTCCCACTATATCTTTGTCTTTACCAGCAGTATTCCTAGTTGCAGACTTTCCTCTGGAGTACTTACTGGGCAGTCATACAGACAGTGAATTCTGGAAACCTTCAAAACTCAGCAGCACATGGTAAGGAGAGAGCTCCCAAAGAGCTGTATAGAAAACTGTCATGGGGATGGCACCTAACAGCACAATGTGGTGTCACAGAGATGAAAACCCAGTCTCTTCTGGTTTGTCCTGCTTGAAAGCCTGTGAATTGTCACTGGCTTAAATAAGGATGCAGGCACAAGTTTCCCCTGTTGATGCGGTGCCAGTTAATGTTGCCGTAATTGAAATAGCTTCTCTCTTTTGTAGTGAAGCTGTGAGGTTTTCCCTGCTGACTGCTTTCATCATTGCTCACAATCAGCCCCTTTTCCTAGgaggagccaggagctgcctgtaTTTGTGAATGGAATGGCAGCCTGGGCAGGTAAGCAGTGTGCACTGGTGAATGGTCCTGGGTGAGTTCATGGGCAGCTCTGGACAtggctggaggaagaggaggcagggacagccctgctgggcaGTCTCCCATCCTCTTAGGGCTTACGACCAGAGATGGAGGTGGGCTGTGGGAAGGGCACTGCAGGACAGAACTTGGCTCCATGTAGTCTGGGACAGGCCTATCCAGGTAGCCATGGATAGGGTTTGGCAGTGCATGGGTGTTCTGCAAAAAAAGACTGGGCAAACCAGTTTTCCCTAACTTGATGAGTGGTTGCCTTTTTCCAGCATTTCTCTTCTGGAGAATGCACTGGTAGAGGCAACATCCTGTTGCCATGGCAGAGAAGGCAACTGAGCTTTTGCTTTAAAGCCATTAGTGGAAGCTCTTTAAGGCTGAGAAGATGGTCCCAAGGTTGGGCTGCTTGTGCCGTCCCAGGGGGGCTGGAGCCTCTTGCTCCTCCCTTTCTGAACATAAATCCATAATGTTAGGGAGAGGGTTTTCAGCATCTTTACTGTGGCATTAGGGTCTCTCATAGgaccagccaccagcagctgtgCAACTTGTCCAGGTTGTAAAAAAATCTATCAGTAAAGGTGTGAAATCTCAAGGGCCAGACCTCACAAGGGATTGCAGGTAGCAAAGCATAATTGTCAGAGCTTTTATTGGTATGCAACAAGTACTGTCCATTTGCATTTTTGTACCTTCTACAAAGATAATAATATGTAAAACATTAACAACCCTTTTTCCACTTGCCAAcgggacacagcagcagctacaGCTGCCAACCCACAGGGACCCTCAGGTTATGGCTTGCAGCCCAGAGGCTGGAGCACCCAGATAAAAgggagaaaggggggaaaatacAAGAGAGGAAGCCCAGAGCCACTGAGCAGAGAAGCAGTCTGAGGCTGCTGTGTTGGTGTGGGAGATGAGCTGCACCCCTTTGGTTTGAGGTTCTTCCATCAGAGGGAGACTGGAAAGCTTTGGTGCCACTTCTCAGGTCGGTGCTAATGAGGAGACCTGCTCCTCATTGCAGCACTAATGAGAGATTATAGCTCCATTGCAGCCTTGAAACCAAAATCAAGCTGTATCAAAGCGCCAGTCCGAATTAAGAGCCTTTCCCAGTGGCTGGTATTTTACAGCCCAGTGGCCAATTTCTAAGTCATAGAGGCCAATTATTTCCAAAGCCTTTGGTGTGCAGCTAATGAAGGCTTAGAAGGGCCCTTCTAAGTGTTTATAAGCCCTGTAGGCGGCAGACATGTAATGGAGGTGGCAGGCACAATTAGCCATCCATAATTCCTCCTAGCAGCTGATTAAAGTCTCTTTATGTGTCTTACTGAGATCAGAAGGGCACATATTTGGGAAATCAGAAATGTATTAGGGGCTGTCAGCCAATGCCAGGGCATgtgtgctgagccctggggcAGTGGCTTGTGCCAGGagtggcacagagctgctgtgtgtcccCCATGTTGGGGATGGGCCCCTCATTCCTGAGGGGTGGGGTGCAGCCTCCTCTGTGCAGGTCCTCTGCAGCATCAGTCACCCCATCCTGTTATCCTGGCATCCCCTTTGCTTGCGTGGAGcaaggggtgggatgggatggcacTGGTCTCCCAATGCAAAAAAAGCACCACTGGGCTTTTAGCTGCTGTGGAGATACGCAGGGGTGCTGGCCTCACCCTGCACCCAACGAGTGATGAGGGGGtgtgagctgcagctgcttccctcaCCCTTCCCGGGGCACTCCCTAATGCCCCGTGGTGGCAATTTCATGGCTGGGTGAACACAGCAGGATGAGGGAGGCCGCCCAGCCCCGTGGTGATAATTTCGGGGATAGTGAGCGCGGGACCCCCCAGCCcacctgccccggccccgcgctggGAGCTGAAGGGGCTGCTGCGTTCTATAGGAGCGCTCCGAGAGCCGGGGATGCGGGGCGCGGCCGTCCGTGGGTGAGCTCCTGCCAGGGGGTTCCCACGGCCGCCTCCCGCCCGTCCCCCGGCGCCCCCTCCCCACTGCTCGCGGGGGCGGGGGTCCGCGCAGCCCCGCgctccccgcgcccgcccccgcGGGGCCCTGCAGAGGGGCCGCGctcccccgcccgcccggcaCAGCCCTGCCGGGACGCGCCGCGATGGAGCGGGCGGCGGGCGAGGGCCGGCCCCTGCTGCCGGCGGCGGGGGGCTCCGCCGGGCTCTCCTCGCCCGAGCTCTCCTCCGCCGGCGCCGTCTTCATCCTGCTCAAGTCTGCGCTGGGCGCGGGGCTGCTGAGCTTCCCCTGGGCCTTCGGcagggccggcggggccgtCCCCGCCCTCCTGGTGGAGCTGGTAAGGGCGGACTCGGggcggggggacacgggggcgAGGGGCTGCGGGCAGCGGTAGTCCCAGAGGGAGACGAGGGGCGCCGGtccgcggggggggggggggggggcggaggGAGAGGGGGATCGCCTGGCCTGGTATTTAGGGATCTGGCGGGGACCCCCTTCGCACAGCACCCCCGTTCTGACCCCGGCGAGGTCAGCGGTGCAACAGCCTTAGCTTACTGTGGTGCCGCCTTAGGGATGCTCTTTGTAGCTGAAGCCACACTTGTAGCTGGGTTGTAGCGCAACGCAAATCGGTGTCTGCTCCCATACATGCCCCAACCCAAAGTACACCTGCTCCCGTACAACCCAAAGTATCACATAAGGCTGTGTCTCCATCCTTTTGCTGACCTGAGGTACCCAGGGCCACAAGGTGATCTGGCCGGTGACCTggtcccctggccctgctgggtcCCCTTCTAGTGTGGGGGTGATGGAGGGTCGGCGTGGTGCTTCTTGCCGGGTCTGTCCCCGCAGGGCTCGCTGGTGTTCCTGGTGAGCGGGCTGGCGGTGCTGGGCTATGCCGCAGCCCTCAGTGCCCAGCCCACCTACCAGGGCGTGGTCCGGGCCGTGTGCGGGGCGGCTGTGGGGAAGCTCTGTGAGGTCTGCTTCCTCCTCAACCTCTTCATGATCTCCGTGGCCCTCCTCAGGGTGGTGGGCGACCAGCTGGAGAAACGTGAGTTGTTTACCCTCACTCTGTTTGGGGCTTGCTTGGGGCTGGCAGCTCTCAGGAGCCGAGGGGAAGGTGGTCCTGGAAATTCTCAGGGCATGGGGCTCCCTAGTCCTGCCATGGTGTGATGCTCCCGATCTCCTTGGGCCATCTTTCAGGGTGCAGCTGACCCCCTACTGCCCCCCACAGTGTGTGACTCCCTGTACCTCAATGGGACACTGAGTGGggccccccagctgcccccctgGTATGTGGACCAGCGCTTCACCctctcagctctgtgtgtcctCGTCATCTTCCCGCTCTCCGTCCCCAGGGAGATCGGCTTCCAGAAGTACTCCAGGTACCACCTGGGCTATCCCTGTGGTGGCCCATGCCTAGGTACCCTGTACCCCAAGTTACCTCCTCCCAGGAACCTGAGGGGCCGTGGGAGCcccccctcccttccttctgGCCGTGTGCTGATGCTTTCCCATGCCCTGGCAGCATCCTGGGCACACTGGCTGCCTGCTACCTCACCCTGGTCATCATCCTGAAATACTACCTGCAGGCAGAGAGCCTGAGTTTGAATGAGCCCCTCCAGCCCTCCAGGTAGGAAGGTTGGCCCCatgtccctcctgccctgaaCTCCATGGCATGAGCAGTGACATGgggtggggctggaggcagggcaggggtggcactgggccCTGTGTGTGGTGGGGGTGAGCTGGGGACAACTCACAGTGGATGATAGCTCCCAGCCCCAGATTTCACCCCAGCAATGCCCCTTTCTCTCAGAATCACCAGGCAAGAGATTCCCATAGTGGCATCCAGGCCGCACAGTTTATGACACGAAGGTTCCTTCTCCATGAGAGCCTCATGCCCTTTGCTCTGTGCTTCCTCTCCACATGCCACAGGTCCTCCTCCTGGACCTCCATCTTCAGCGTCATTCCCACCATCTGCTTTGGCTTCCAGGTAGGTCACCCTGGTCCCTCTGGCTGCAcctgccagggcagtgctggcagcccccATGGCATCCCAGACCACGGGGATGCTGTTGCTTGGAGGGCAGGTTGCAGGGAAGGGGACCTGTGGCTGTTACcaggggtggctgtggggcaggacacAAGTGCCTGGGAatggggcagagcaggacagggcacCCATAGGTGGGAGGGAGGATGCTGGGGGtgggggctgtccctgcatgggGTCCCAGTGCCGTCCCTTGCCTTGCAGTGCCACGAGGCCTGTGTGGCCATCTACAGCAGCATGCGCAACCAGAGCTTCTCCCACTGGGTCGCCGTCTCTGTGCTCTCCATGCTCATTTGCCTGCTCATTTACTCCCTCACTGGTAACCCCAATACCAAACCCTTCACCTCCTCTTTGCCCCAGAGGTCCCCTCTCCCTTGGCTCATCCATCCTCCTCGGGGTTCCTCCGTCCTGCTCGCTGCATGGCCGCCCACCCCTGCCTCCCTGTCAGCAGGGCTCTATGGCTACCTGACCTTCGGTGAGGCCGTGGCGTCTGATGTCCTGATGTCCTACCCGGGGAATGACCCGGTTGTCATCATCGCCCGCCTGCTCTTCGGTGTCTCCGTTGTCACCATTTACCCCattgtggtgctgctgggcaggtGAGGGGTGTGGTGACAAGCCAGCTGTCCCCACAGCTGGCGCAACTCCCCTGGGTGCCATTAGCCCCTCAATCCTCCCTGCCAGGTCTGTGGTGAAGGACCTGTGGGCAACCCCGAAGCGCAGGGCCGTGGCAGTGTCTGAGGCACATGAGCGGTGCAGCCGCGTGGCACTGACGGTCACCTGGATGGCTGCCACGCTCGGCATCGCCCTGTTCGTCCCCGACATCGGCAAAGTCATTGAACTCATCGGGGGCATCAGTGccttcttcatcttcatcttcccAGGCAAGAGCAGGCACGGGAGGGGAGGAAAGTGGTGGGAGGGTCACTGGTGCCAAAGGCATCGCTGCAGTGGAAGGTGGTCTGTCCTTACCCCATTTTGGGGGTGCAGAGGGGACAATGCAATGGGGCTGGGTGAGGGGTGCTGTGCTAGTGGGGCTGAGCTTCTGCActgacagcagggctgtgcctcgTGTGCATGACTGGGACCCGCAGCCTTGGGCCACGCAAAAGGTGAGTGTCTGTGTGTTCAGCAGTGGCGGGGGcaagggaaggggcaggggcagggtgTGGTATCCCATGGGCCATGGCCCAGGCAGATCCCTGGGGTCACCCTGGTCAAGGTGGGAACCCTGCAAAGAGGGGGATTTGGGTATGGAGGGAAGTGCTCTACTGGGTCTGTGCCCGGGAATGTGCCTGGATACCAGGGCTGCGTCCAGGCATCGAGGAGGTACCCAAGTGACTTTAGGGGCAGAAGGGTGGGGTTTGGTGGCACTGGGGCACCCGGTGGGGGCTGGGGTGGAGGTCAGGTTGGGGGTCACAGGGGCAGGGTGCCCCAAGACAGGAGGCCATCAGGTGTTCAGTGTCTGTTGTGCCAGGGAGGTGTGTCTCCATCACTGCTCCTGtctggaggggctggggcacagcagcagcccatTTCAGGGGGACCTGACATGGTGGTGGTGAGTTTTGGGCTGTGTGCTTGAGCTTGTCTGTGATGGCCCTGGGGGAGCAGCAGAGTCTGTGAGGATGGAGGTTATGTGGGGGGTGGAGGGAGCACCCCAGGACCTTGGGGCCTTGGTCAGGAGGGTGCTCTGGGGGGCTCATGGACATCTGGGGGGGGATGAGTGTGCCCCCAAGGGTGCCAAAGTGCTGGAGGGGCCAAGGCAGAAGGTGAGCAGGGGGACCGAGCTGGGTGACAAAGG
The Corvus hawaiiensis isolate bCorHaw1 chromosome 12, bCorHaw1.pri.cur, whole genome shotgun sequence DNA segment above includes these coding regions:
- the SLC38A8 gene encoding putative sodium-coupled neutral amino acid transporter 8 isoform X6 is translated as MERAAGEGRPLLPAAGGSAGLSSPELSSAGAVFILLKSALGAGLLSFPWAFGRAGGAVPALLVELGSLVFLVSGLAVLGYAAALSAQPTYQGVVRAVCGAAVGKLCEVCFLLNLFMISVALLRVVGDQLEKLCDSLYLNGTLSGAPQLPPWYVDQRFTLSALCVLVIFPLSVPREIGFQKYSSILGTLAACYLTLVIILKYYLQAESLSLNEPLQPSRSSSWTSIFSVIPTICFGFQCHEACVAIYSSMRNQSFSHWVAVSVLSMLICLLIYSLTAGLYGYLTFGEAVASDVLMSYPGNDPVVIIARLLFGVSVVTIYPIVVLLGRSVVKDLWATPKRRAVAVSEAHERCSRVALTVTWMAATLGIALFVPDIGKVIELIGGISAFFIFIFPGLCLVCMTGTRSLGPRKRGDWG
- the SLC38A8 gene encoding putative sodium-coupled neutral amino acid transporter 8 isoform X1, with amino-acid sequence MERAAGEGRPLLPAAGGSAGLSSPELSSAGAVFILLKSALGAGLLSFPWAFGRAGGAVPALLVELGSLVFLVSGLAVLGYAAALSAQPTYQGVVRAVCGAAVGKLCEVCFLLNLFMISVALLRVVGDQLEKLCDSLYLNGTLSGAPQLPPWYVDQRFTLSALCVLVIFPLSVPREIGFQKYSSILGTLAACYLTLVIILKYYLQAESLSLNEPLQPSRSSSWTSIFSVIPTICFGFQCHEACVAIYSSMRNQSFSHWVAVSVLSMLICLLIYSLTGNPNTKPFTSSLPQRSPLPWLIHPPRGSSVLLAAWPPTPASLSAGLYGYLTFGEAVASDVLMSYPGNDPVVIIARLLFGVSVVTIYPIVVLLGRSVVKDLWATPKRRAVAVSEAHERCSRVALTVTWMAATLGIALFVPDIGKVIELIGGISAFFIFIFPGLCLVCMTGTRSLGPRKRAALIAWGVLSVLGGAFVCGQSAALAVLGLLR
- the SLC38A8 gene encoding putative sodium-coupled neutral amino acid transporter 8 isoform X7 → MERAAGEGRPLLPAAGGSAGLSSPELSSAGAVFILLKSALGAGLLSFPWAFGRAGGAVPALLVELGSLVFLVSGLAVLGYAAALSAQPTYQGVVRAVCGAAVGKLCEVCFLLNLFMISVALLRVVGDQLEKLCDSLYLNGTLSGAPQLPPWYVDQRFTLSALCVLVIFPLSVPREIGFQKYSRSSSWTSIFSVIPTICFGFQCHEACVAIYSSMRNQSFSHWVAVSVLSMLICLLIYSLTAGLYGYLTFGEAVASDVLMSYPGNDPVVIIARLLFGVSVVTIYPIVVLLGRSVVKDLWATPKRRAVAVSEAHERCSRVALTVTWMAATLGIALFVPDIGKVIELIGGISAFFIFIFPAGLCLVCMTGTRSLGPRKRAALIAWGVLSVLGGAFVCGQSAALAVLGLLR
- the SLC38A8 gene encoding putative sodium-coupled neutral amino acid transporter 8 isoform X2, producing the protein MERAAGEGRPLLPAAGGSAGLSSPELSSAGAVFILLKSALGAGLLSFPWAFGRAGGAVPALLVELGSLVFLVSGLAVLGYAAALSAQPTYQGVVRAVCGAAVGKLCEVCFLLNLFMISVALLRVVGDQLEKLCDSLYLNGTLSGAPQLPPWYVDQRFTLSALCVLVIFPLSVPREIGFQKYSSILGTLAACYLTLVIILKYYLQAESLSLNEPLQPSRSSSWTSIFSVIPTICFGFQCHEACVAIYSSMRNQSFSHWVAVSVLSMLICLLIYSLTAGLYGYLTFGEAVASDVLMSYPGNDPVVIIARLLFGVSVVTIYPIVVLLGRSVVKDLWATPKRRAVAVSEAHERCSRVALTVTWMAATLGIALFVPDIGKVIELIGGISAFFIFIFPAGLCLVCMTGTRSLGPRKRAALIAWGVLSVLGGAFVCGQSAALAVLGLLR
- the SLC38A8 gene encoding putative sodium-coupled neutral amino acid transporter 8 isoform X3 — encoded protein: MERAAGEGRPLLPAAGGSAGLSSPELSSAGAVFILLKSALGAGLLSFPWAFGRAGGAVPALLVELGSLVFLVSGLAVLGYAAALSAQPTYQGVVRAVCGAAVGKLCEVCFLLNLFMISVALLRVVGDQLEKLCDSLYLNGTLSGAPQLPPWYVDQRFTLSALCVLVIFPLSVPREIGFQKYSSILGTLAACYLTLVIILKYYLQAESLSLNEPLQPSRSSSWTSIFSVIPTICFGFQCHEACVAIYSSMRNQSFSHWVAVSVLSMLICLLIYSLTGLYGYLTFGEAVASDVLMSYPGNDPVVIIARLLFGVSVVTIYPIVVLLGRSVVKDLWATPKRRAVAVSEAHERCSRVALTVTWMAATLGIALFVPDIGKVIELIGGISAFFIFIFPAGLCLVCMTGTRSLGPRKRAALIAWGVLSVLGGAFVCGQSAALAVLGLLR
- the SLC38A8 gene encoding putative sodium-coupled neutral amino acid transporter 8 isoform X5, translated to MERAAGEGRPLLPAAGGSAGLSSPELSSAGAVFILLKSALGAGLLSFPWAFGRAGGAVPALLVELGSLVFLVSGLAVLGYAAALSAQPTYQGVVRAVCGAAVGKLCEVCFLLNLFMISVALLRVVGDQLEKLCDSLYLNGTLSGAPQLPPWYVDQRFTLSALCVLVIFPLSVPREIGFQKYSSILGTLAACYLTLVIILKYYLQAESLSLNEPLQPSRSSSWTSIFSVIPTICFGFQCHEACVAIYSSMRNQSFSHWVAVSVLSMLICLLIYSLTAGLYGYLTFGEAVASDVLMSYPGNDPVVIIARLLFGVSVVTIYPIVVLLGRSVVKDLWATPKRRAVAVSEAHERCSRVALTVTWMAATLGIALFVPDIGKVIELIGGISAFFIFIFPAGLCLVCMTGTRSLGPRKRGDWG
- the SLC38A8 gene encoding putative sodium-coupled neutral amino acid transporter 8 isoform X4, which translates into the protein MERAAGEGRPLLPAAGGSAGLSSPELSSAGAVFILLKSALGAGLLSFPWAFGRAGGAVPALLVELGSLVFLVSGLAVLGYAAALSAQPTYQGVVRAVCGAAVGKLCEVCFLLNLFMISVALLRVVGDQLEKLCDSLYLNGTLSGAPQLPPWYVDQRFTLSALCVLVIFPLSVPREIGFQKYSSILGTLAACYLTLVIILKYYLQAESLSLNEPLQPSRSSSWTSIFSVIPTICFGFQCHEACVAIYSSMRNQSFSHWVAVSVLSMLICLLIYSLTGLYGYLTFGEAVASDVLMSYPGNDPVVIIARLLFGVSVVTIYPIVVLLGRSVVKDLWATPKRRAVAVSEAHERCSRVALTVTWMAATLGIALFVPDIGKVIELIGGISAFFIFIFPGLCLVCMTGTRSLGPRKRAALIAWGVLSVLGGAFVCGQSAALAVLGLLR